In the bacterium SCSIO 12741 genome, GGCAAGCAAATTGGCGGAGACATTCTAGCTGGAAAGAAGACTTTCCTGTACCTAAAAGCGCTGGAAGTAGCCAGTAAAGAAGAGGCCGATCAATTGAAGCACTGGTATTACAACGAGCAATCTTCAGCGGATGAAAAGATTGAGGCGGTCAAAGCCTTGTTTGACAAACTGGACGTCAAAGGTCTTACTACTGCTGAGATGAATCGCTTCTACTTGAAATCAGGAATGGCCCTTCACTCCATTACGGTGGAAGACGACCGAAAGAAAATCCTGAAAGAGTACGCTGAGAGCTTGATGGTAAGAGAGATTTAAAGATCTTCCCACTTCTTGCGAATGCCAGGTTGAAAAAGGATCATGAGCAAAGCGAGGTAAGGCAACAACCAAACGATTCGCGCCATGTATCGATTTACGGTGGTTCCAAAGAGGTCCACAATTAAGGCATTCCCCAGAATTCCCAGGATGATGAGTAGCAAGGCTAATCTGAAATAGACTGGCCAGGTTTTCCAGGATCGAATCGAGAAGAAAAGCAGGGCAGCTAAAGACAGCATAACCACTATCCATTGAATGGTGCTTACGGCATCGAAGGTGAGCGCAGCTTCATACTGTCGTGCCGCTTGATAGGCAGGCAATTCCCGATTGATTCGGTTTTCAATGGCATAAACCACCGAGCTACCTTCCCGCTCCGAATTCAAGTGTCCGATTTCAAAATCACCCAATTGGCGGAAAAACTCCAGACCATAATAAGAAATGAGCCTGGCTCGGTATCTCTCATCGGTGAAAAGATCCCCCACTATGACTCCAAGCTCATCGTTGCGCACCTTCCAGCAATTGCTCCACCCCCCATTACTTATGCAAGTAGAATCATACAAAGGGCTTTCCAATACCCAGAGCATTTCATGGCAATGATTAGGCACATCATTTACCCGTTCGCATAGAAAATAGCCCTTCTCATCGCAGTTTTCCTTGAGGTAATCCTGCATAATTCCACTGTCGAGCGTTCTTCCAAAAATGAATACGTTACCGGCTGGAGACAACCTCCAATGCCCCGAATAACTCCATTGAATAAACATGAGCAAGACTAGGGGAAGGATCGCTAATGTGGAAGACTTGAGCAGAGACTTCAGCGGTAGCTGACGAAAAACAACCAAAAGGGCGACTACAAGAGTTAGCCCTATGGCCAAAGCCGCAAAAGCCATGTGTGTGCTAAACAAGTATGCCGTAAAAAGGAAAACCAGGTAGTCGTACCATTTAAACTCCTTCTTCAAAACCAGGGCAACAAATCCAAGCAAAGCCAAACCTTCTAAAAGATCGGCCATGATTTGCGAGGTAAAATTGGACAAACCTGTGAGCAAAGCCAATGGGATCAGCAATACCGAAGACAGCAGATAGGGGCGTTTGAACCAGGTTGAAAGAAAGTAACCCGAATAAAACCAAACCATAACGGCCTGAACAATGATGACAAACCAGAGGGAATGCTCCATACTAATGTGCCGCACCAAATAGGAATAGGTCACCGGGCGATCAACCGGCAAAACATGCTTAAACCCTGAATTGATGTAGGTTCCGGAATCGGAATAAACCAAGGGGTAACCATTGTACAAGGCCGGCCATAGTAAAGCCAAAACGGTCGCTACCAATAAAGCAAGGGCAATCCAGTGTTTTCGATTCATTGCGAAATCGAAAGTAAGAAGTTTTGCGCCGTTTCTTAAAGTAAATCTCGCAAGGCCGAATGGAGATCTGGATATTGAAATTCAAAGCCCAGATTCCTGATTTTTTCGCTGGATACGGTAATTCCTCCCAGGAGCATTTCGCGGGCCATATCTCCAGCAGCCATTTTCAAAAGACCACCAGGAATAGCAGGAGCCCACATAGGACGATTCACCACTTTGGCAATGGTCCGGATAAAATCCTTTTGAGTACGAGGTTCCGGGGATACGGCATTAAAGATTCCTGTTTGGTCATTCTGAACACAAAACAAAAACAGCTGACAGAGGTCTTCTAAATGAATCCAGGACATCACTTGACGTCCGTTGCCCATCGCTGAACCAACACCCCATTTCACGGGAAGTGCTAACTTGGGCAAAGCACCTTCCGGCCCCAGAACTACTCCAATTCGAATTCGGGTAACGGGTATACCTTGATCTTCCAAGGGCTTTGAAACACCCTCCCATTGACGGGCCAACTCACCCAAATAACCAGGACCAACCGGATCCTCTTCAGTATAGGAATGATTATCGGGTTCAAATCCGTAGTAGGCGATTCCCGAAGCAGTAATAAACTGATCCAAGGAGATACCCAACTTAAGACTGGTCTTAACCAAAAGCTCCCCTGTTTTCAAACGCGATTCAGTCAGAATTTTTTTTCGGGACGCCGTCCACAAGCCATCAGCCACGGGTGCCCCAGCCAGATGAATAACTTTAGAAACGCCCTCAAATGCTTTTTCATCAATTTCTCCGGTCGGGTAATTCCATCGGAATCCAGTAGCTCCCTGTGGAGCACTCCCCGATCGACTCAGGTTATTTACCTCGTAACCAGCTTTGAGAAGAAGAGCCGTCAAACGCCGTCCCACCATACCCGTTCCGCCTGAAATCAAAATCTTAGCCATCGTATATTTACTATTTTCGTTGAACTACTTTTTAAAGGTATGAGACAATGCGCCCTTTCTAAAAGGAAATTAACATCGCATTAAATATTTTGTTGAACAATCAAGATTGCAATCGGGTTTATGAATGATGCCATCCCCGACATCAATGGTTACAAAAACCGGCTAATGGTCATCCAAAAAGTGGCGGAGCAATTGGAAAAGGACTTGCAGTTAAACCAGTCAATTCCGCTTAGCGGGGATCCGGATAAAGCCTACCCTGAATTGGAGCAACAGGTTCAACCCTTGGTCAAAAACTGGCTGCAACAAGACTATTCCTGGCTGATGCATACCTTATATCGAATTGATGTTTCGGAAAAAAAGCTGGCCAGGGCTCGCATCGAATTCTCCGACATGCCGGAACACGAATTAATCACTCATCTCATTCTGGAACGTGAACTTCAAAAAGTAGTCCTTCGGATGTGGTACAGTAAAACCTTAGATTCCTAATGAAAAACGGGTGGATCATATTCGGAATTCTGTTCCTCAGTCTATCGCTTAGTGCCCAGGAATTTCAAATGAGGCACTATGGTGTAAACGAGGGACTGCCCGGATCTCAGGTATACGACATTCAACAGTCCCCTACCGGTGATATTTGGATCGCAACAGATCTTGGAGCTTGTCAATACAACGGCTACTTGTTTAAGACTTACACAGCCGAAGATGGCTTAGCCGATAACTCCATCGTAAAGCTTGCCATCCAAGATTCTGGAGTGGTTTGGATGCTTGGATTTAACCGGAAACTTTCGTGGGTCGGCGATTCTGCCCGAGCCTACCAAGGAAACGAATCACTACTCGAAAAGCTGGGAACGGATCAAATCACCTCCCTTGGGTTTAATGCATCTAACAAGTTGTTGCTCGGAGTTCAGTCCGGCAGCCGAAGAGAGGGCTATTTTGTTTTGGCCGATCAAGAGGGCAACTGGAAACCTACGCCGGCTGCACCAGGCATCTCCTGGGATTCCGAATCGGGCGTTTTTGGCGGGTCTTTAAAAGATTCTCTGTTTGAACCCTTGCAGAAATCACCAACCATTGCTCTACCTTCTTCCGGTCGGGAGATGATCCGAAAAGTGGAATTCGATTCGACTCGAAAATGCTGGTACATCTTAACCCGACATGAGCTTTGGCAATTGGGAATAAACGGTGATCTACGAACCTTGGATCTCAAAAGCAGAACCACTGGTGCGTTGATTCAGGATGAATTTGGCAATCTATGGATTGGCTCCTATCATGGTCTCTTGGTTACTCATCCGGATCGATGGGGGAAGTTAATCGAATTTTGCCTCAGCATGCTGTTTCGGCCCTTTGCCAGGATCAGCGAAAAGGCATCTGGATCGGGACCTATTCGGATGGGGTTTATCACCTGAAAAACCTTTATATGGTTCATTACCGATCCATTTCAGGTATTGAAGATCCCGACGTTAAGCGAATTCAAACCACTGAGAAGGGGATTTACTTTTCAGATACCAGAAACGTGCTCTACGAATTGCAGTATGATCACTGGATATCGGGGCAAGCAAAACTCTTTTTGCAATCGGAGTCACCTATCAATGCTATCTACAAAGCTCAAGGCAAAGACTACCTGCTTTGCAACACGGTGAGCCAAAAGGAACCTTTTTCTTCTCCTATCAGTGGACTCTGTATTGCCCCAGGTAAGAAGCAAGGAGAGTATTGGGTGGGTAAAATCTACAGTTTTGCCTACTTCGAGGGAGACAAGGAGACTTTCAATTCTGCGGAAATCGGTTTTCAGGAACGGGTCAACTGCCTTCACCATGATCCAAACACGCAAAAGTTGTGGTTGGGAACCTTGAGTGGTTTGTACACATTCGATGGGGATTCGGTAAAACTATTCCCGGGCACTCAAGACATACGAATTGATGAATTGCTTTGGTCCAACGGCCGCCTTCTTCTGGCTACCCAAGGCAAGGGAATAGGAATCGTCAAAGAGGATAATCTTGAGTTTGTCGGTAAGTCCGAAGGTCTGCCCACCTCATTTGTTCGCGACTTGTTGGCCTTCGAGGATCGACTGGTTGTAGCTACCAATAAAGGCTTGGTCATTTGGAGGGATTCTGTGGAACGCATTCTGGACCTTTCCGATGGCCTCATGAGCAACGAGATAAATGGTTTGGCTCGATCAGGAAATAACCTATTCATTGGTACGAGAAAAGGATTAACCGTTCTGGATCTGGACTACCTCGACCTTCAACCGGACAACCTTACTATTGAGGCCAAAATCAATACGGGAGAACAATGGAAAGGTCAAGCAGGAAGTCTTCGGCTACCCCCTTCCGAAAACAGCATCACTTTCCGCTTGCTTACTCGTGATTTCCGAATTGAAGATGCGATTCTCTACCGTTATCGATTGGAGCCCGACACTTCCTGGAACTACAGCACGCAACAAGAAATTAGCTACTCGGCCCTGTCTTCCGGCAGCTACACCTTTGTAGCCTCGGCTCAAAATGAAGCCGGTGAATGGTCTCAGGAACCGGTGAGAATTCCATTTGTAGTGGAGCAACAATTTTGGAGACAATGGTGGTTTATCGCCTTGATGCTCTTGGCTTTAGCAGCCATTGTACGTTTAATCATTAGGCGGCAGGTGAATAAAGTACGGAAGGAAAACTTCCTCCAAAACCAATTGAACTCCTTAAAAATTAAAGCCCTGAGTGCTCAGATGAATCCGCACTTCATTTTCAATTCACTCAACTCCATCCAAAACTTCCTTATCGAAAATGACCTCAAACGCTCCAATAAGTACCTCACCAAATTTGCTCGGTTAATGCGATTGGTGCTGAACAACTCAGACAAAACCTTCTCCCCATTTCGGGAGGTAATTCATTCTCTGGAACTGTACATGGAGCTTGAAAGAATTCGATTTAACGAGCAGTTTGATTTCGCCATTCAGATTCAACCCAATGTGGATGCCGATAGTCTAAAAATACCAGCCATGCTCATGCAACCCTTTGTAGAAAATGCTATCCTCCACGGCATTCTTCCTGGTCAGAAACAAGGACAAATCACCGTTTCCATTTCACGGGCCGGAGAACATGTTTTGAACTGCACCATAGAAGACAACGGAGTAGGTCGGGATTTTCACGCAGGCAGACAATCCAAAAAGTTTAAATCCCAAGGTCTGCGTATCACCCGGGAGAGGCTCGAAGCCTTCCAGGCCATATTCGACGACCAGTTTCACTACGAAATCATCGATCTCAAAAATGAGTCCGGTGAACCGAGAGGTACGAGAGTTGAACTCTTAGTGCCCTGCCGTTAAGCGATACTGGCATTAACCGCCTACTTATTCGTATTTTTGAAAGAGTTCCCAAAAACACATCTATGTCGCAATCTATTTCTACTGTAATTATTGATGATGAAGTCAATGCTGTAAACGTACTCTCAAAGTTTCTGGAAATGTATTGTCCGGAAATTGATGTACTGGCTACGGCCCACAATGTGGAAGATGGAATTGCAGCCATTGAAGCCAATCAACCGAAGTTGGTTTTTCTGGATATAGAGATGCCTCTGGGAAGCGGCTTTGACCTGTTGGAAAAAGTAGGCGATCGCAAGTTTCACGTGGTGTTTATCACGGCTTACGATCATTACGCGATTCAGGCCATTAAAAACGAAGCCATTGATTACGTCCTTAAGCCTATCGACATTGATGACTTGAAAACGGCAGTAGACAAGGTTAAAGCAAAATTGAGCCAGCCTCAGAATGTGAAGGAAGTTCTAAAACGTGTAGCCTTGGAAGAAAAAGCCAAGTTGGCGATTCCTACCTTGTATGGGCATAAGTTTTTGGATCCTGAGCACATTGTTCACATCAAAGCGGATGGAAGTTATTCTACGATTTTTACCGATAATGAAGGCGAAATCATGGTCTCCAAAAATCTTAAGAGCATCGAGTCTGCCTTGAAACAAGACTATTTCCTACGGGTGCACCGATCGCACATTGTGAATTTGGAAATGGTGAAGGAATACCACAAAAATGATGGTGGATATCTCATTCTAAACAATGGTGAAAGAGTGGAAATTGGAGCCTCGAACCGCCCGGCTATCATGGAAAAACTCAACGAACGCCTGAACTTCATTTAACGGTTTTTTCGGTCCGTCAAGACCTCGTATCCTTTTTGGAAAATTCTTTTCGTTAACTTTGTTAGTACGGTTGCTTACCTGGTCAGCCTACCTAGTTAACTAAAATTGTCAATCTTAGCCTCGAAACCAAAATGGATAAGATCAAAGCCTTGATCATTGATGACGAGCCGAATGCAATCCAGGTAATTGTAAAACGACTCCAGAAGTATTTCCCTCAAGTTGAAGTAATAGCCACCAGCCAAAACTCGGAGGAATTCCAGCACCTTACTCAAACCTATAAACCCGATTTACTTTTTACTGACATTGAAATGCCTGATCGAAACGGGCTCGAAATGTTAGAAACCCTCATTAACCCGAGTTTCGAAACCATCGTAGTAACGGCCTATGAGAAATACGCGGTAGAAGCCTTCAAAAAACAAGCGCTCGGCTACATTCTCAAGCCCGTGGATCGCGACGATTTTATCAAAACTGTATCCCGTGCTTTGGATCGAATCGCCCGAAGTAAGCAGCTCAATCAAGTCATTCAATCGGGGGCCGCAGAAGAACCCGGAAAGTTTGCCATCCCTTACAACGGTTCCTTTCGAATTGTTGATTTAAAGAATGTGCTTTACCTCAAAGCTGAAGGAAGCTATTGTAAAATCGTAACTACCGAAAACGAGTTTCTGATTTCCAAAAACCTCAAACATTTAACTGATACACTTCCAGAAAACAATTTTCTGCGAGTGAGTCGATCCTTTGTGGTCAACATGGCGTTCATCCGCAGCATTTGCAAAAAAGATGGTGGATTGGTAACCATGGAGAATGGTACCGAAATAACCATTGGACGGAAAATTCGCAGCGAGGTAATGGAACGCATTACCGACCGGGTCAATTTTATTTAACGACGGGCCCGAAAGAAGGTCGTAAGAATATCAGCACATTCTTGTTCCATAATGCCTGAAACCACTTCGGTTTTTGGGTGAAGTACGCCCGCCCCTAATCGAGAAAATCCACGTTTGGAGTCCCCGGCCCCGTATACGATTTTACCCATGTGAGCCAGGTGGGTTGCTCCTCCACACATCACGCAGGGTTCGAGCGTAACGTACAAAGTACACTCATTCAAATATTTTCCTCCCAGGAATTCGGCAGCT is a window encoding:
- a CDS encoding TIGR01777 family oxidoreductase; the protein is MAKILISGGTGMVGRRLTALLLKAGYEVNNLSRSGSAPQGATGFRWNYPTGEIDEKAFEGVSKVIHLAGAPVADGLWTASRKKILTESRLKTGELLVKTSLKLGISLDQFITASGIAYYGFEPDNHSYTEEDPVGPGYLGELARQWEGVSKPLEDQGIPVTRIRIGVVLGPEGALPKLALPVKWGVGSAMGNGRQVMSWIHLEDLCQLFLFCVQNDQTGIFNAVSPEPRTQKDFIRTIAKVVNRPMWAPAIPGGLLKMAAGDMAREMLLGGITVSSEKIRNLGFEFQYPDLHSALRDLL
- a CDS encoding histidine kinase is translated as MGEVNRILPQHAVSALCQDQRKGIWIGTYSDGVYHLKNLYMVHYRSISGIEDPDVKRIQTTEKGIYFSDTRNVLYELQYDHWISGQAKLFLQSESPINAIYKAQGKDYLLCNTVSQKEPFSSPISGLCIAPGKKQGEYWVGKIYSFAYFEGDKETFNSAEIGFQERVNCLHHDPNTQKLWLGTLSGLYTFDGDSVKLFPGTQDIRIDELLWSNGRLLLATQGKGIGIVKEDNLEFVGKSEGLPTSFVRDLLAFEDRLVVATNKGLVIWRDSVERILDLSDGLMSNEINGLARSGNNLFIGTRKGLTVLDLDYLDLQPDNLTIEAKINTGEQWKGQAGSLRLPPSENSITFRLLTRDFRIEDAILYRYRLEPDTSWNYSTQQEISYSALSSGSYTFVASAQNEAGEWSQEPVRIPFVVEQQFWRQWWFIALMLLALAAIVRLIIRRQVNKVRKENFLQNQLNSLKIKALSAQMNPHFIFNSLNSIQNFLIENDLKRSNKYLTKFARLMRLVLNNSDKTFSPFREVIHSLELYMELERIRFNEQFDFAIQIQPNVDADSLKIPAMLMQPFVENAILHGILPGQKQGQITVSISRAGEHVLNCTIEDNGVGRDFHAGRQSKKFKSQGLRITRERLEAFQAIFDDQFHYEIIDLKNESGEPRGTRVELLVPCR
- a CDS encoding response regulator transcription factor codes for the protein MSQSISTVIIDDEVNAVNVLSKFLEMYCPEIDVLATAHNVEDGIAAIEANQPKLVFLDIEMPLGSGFDLLEKVGDRKFHVVFITAYDHYAIQAIKNEAIDYVLKPIDIDDLKTAVDKVKAKLSQPQNVKEVLKRVALEEKAKLAIPTLYGHKFLDPEHIVHIKADGSYSTIFTDNEGEIMVSKNLKSIESALKQDYFLRVHRSHIVNLEMVKEYHKNDGGYLILNNGERVEIGASNRPAIMEKLNERLNFI
- a CDS encoding response regulator transcription factor, whose amino-acid sequence is MDKIKALIIDDEPNAIQVIVKRLQKYFPQVEVIATSQNSEEFQHLTQTYKPDLLFTDIEMPDRNGLEMLETLINPSFETIVVTAYEKYAVEAFKKQALGYILKPVDRDDFIKTVSRALDRIARSKQLNQVIQSGAAEEPGKFAIPYNGSFRIVDLKNVLYLKAEGSYCKIVTTENEFLISKNLKHLTDTLPENNFLRVSRSFVVNMAFIRSICKKDGGLVTMENGTEITIGRKIRSEVMERITDRVNFI
- a CDS encoding nucleoside deaminase, translating into MITVQSDEHFMKQALQEAEKARDLEEVPVGAVIVCKGTIIARAHNLTERLTDVTAHAEMQAITSAAEFLGGKYLNECTLYVTLEPCVMCGGATHLAHMGKIVYGAGDSKRGFSRLGAGVLHPKTEVVSGIMEQECADILTTFFRARR